TTAACTAAGGTTGTTTTTCCACTACCCGAAAAACCTACAATGGCAACAAACTCTCCTTCCTCAATACTTAAATTGATGTTGTTAAGAATTTCTCCTTTATCTTCCTTAGCAGGGTTGTATGTTTTGTATATGTTTTTAAGTTCTAATATAGCCATGATATTTAGTTTTAAGGTTTCTTAAATGGTTTCCTTTTCAAAAGAAACTAAGTTTTGAATAAATAACATGATTCTGTCTAGTGCAAATCCAATAAAACCAATAACAAACATGGCTACAATGATTTTTGAATTAGAATCCATGGCTCCATTTTGAAACTCTTCCCATACAAAAGAACCTAGTCCAGGAGATTGAGCAAGTAACTCTATGGCAATTAATACCATCCACGCTACAGATAAGGTAATACGTAAACCTGTAAAAATTAAAGGTAAAGATGCTGGTAAGATTACTTTAAATATTTTTTGAAGCGGTCTTAGTCTTAATACTTTAGCTACGTTGATATAGTCTGTGTTTACAGAGGCTACTCCCATGGCAGTGTTTACCAAAGTTGCCCACATAGAACAAAGTCCTACAGAAATAAATGATATAATAAAAGAACTGTCGCTATCTGAATTTTTGGTTAAGGTTTTTACAATCATAAAAACTAGTAATAACCATACTACAGGTGAAACGGGTTTGAAAATTTGTATGATCCAGTTGATAGATCCTCTTAAAGTTTCGCTTAATCCTAGAACAATACCAATAGGAACGGCAATAAATAAGGCTAATAAAAAACCAGCAAAAACAGTTTTTAAACTCGTTTTTATTTGATCAACAAAAGAAGGTCTTCCTGTGTAGGTAATGGCTTTTTTTCCTTGAGCTACACGTTTTTTGTTCATCTCAAAAGTTTTCTCAGCAAAGGCTTCTTTATCGGCAGATATTTGTCTGTGGTCTTCTAGTAAAGTTT
Above is a genomic segment from Wenyingzhuangia fucanilytica containing:
- a CDS encoding ABC transporter permease codes for the protein MKDSIIKGIKFIGLGFLEPLIRLICKEEPKKNTKAVMRKIVAPIASIFIFIGLWQLGSRSLYNKEAEFKIEAATRNQGEEEAAKLKACMESGDSNCQPNTLPSPTQVYDAYQTLLEDHRQISADKEAFAEKTFEMNKKRVAQGKKAITYTGRPSFVDQIKTSLKTVFAGFLLALFIAVPIGIVLGLSETLRGSINWIIQIFKPVSPVVWLLLVFMIVKTLTKNSDSDSSFIISFISVGLCSMWATLVNTAMGVASVNTDYINVAKVLRLRPLQKIFKVILPASLPLIFTGLRITLSVAWMVLIAIELLAQSPGLGSFVWEEFQNGAMDSNSKIIVAMFVIGFIGFALDRIMLFIQNLVSFEKETI